The following proteins are co-located in the Tardibacter chloracetimidivorans genome:
- a CDS encoding phage adaptor protein: MNFGELKDDLIALINRKDLTPARAGRFINRAVDRLERNVRLPFMERLVEYTITDSPDIDLPTDFLELANLYVDDVELEQVDMRRFLTWTKYGLTPKVFVKIRGQYKFRPEPAEGTVVSLHYYGAEDRMVTDADENMWAQAAEDAVLYGAAELAADFYEDERLSRFADKSAECAAELTAQGISDAFAGPMSVAPAAANEEY, translated from the coding sequence ATGAACTTCGGCGAGCTGAAGGACGACCTGATCGCCCTCATCAATCGCAAGGACCTTACCCCAGCTCGTGCCGGTAGGTTCATCAACCGCGCGGTCGACCGGCTTGAGCGGAACGTCCGGCTTCCCTTCATGGAACGCCTGGTCGAGTACACGATAACGGATAGTCCCGACATCGACCTGCCGACCGACTTCCTGGAGCTTGCAAACCTCTACGTCGACGACGTGGAGCTTGAGCAAGTCGACATGCGCCGCTTTCTGACCTGGACGAAGTACGGGCTGACGCCCAAGGTCTTCGTGAAGATCAGGGGCCAGTACAAGTTCCGCCCGGAACCAGCCGAAGGCACGGTCGTGTCTCTCCATTATTACGGCGCTGAGGACCGAATGGTCACCGACGCCGATGAGAACATGTGGGCACAGGCCGCTGAAGATGCGGTCCTGTACGGGGCCGCAGAGCTGGCCGCCGACTTCTACGAGGACGAGCGCCTCTCCAGGTTCGCCGACAAGTCCGCCGAGTGCGCCGCAGAGCTGACCGCCCAGGGCATCAGCGATGCTTTTGCTGGTCCCATGTCTGTGGCCCCGGCCGCAGCCAATGAGGAATACTAA
- a CDS encoding ArsR family transcriptional regulator gives MADKQGRRGLTKGYRHLTQIQAMIGTTIPMQLARTFYVVALNEGKSLHELAKMMGISDSTVSRHLLDLGERNRRMEPGYGLVERTVNPSNLKQNFYTLTPRGRQVAEVLADLLED, from the coding sequence ATGGCCGACAAACAGGGTAGACGTGGCCTGACGAAAGGCTACCGACACCTCACTCAGATACAGGCAATGATCGGGACCACCATCCCGATGCAGCTTGCCCGGACGTTCTATGTGGTAGCCCTCAACGAGGGCAAGAGCCTCCACGAATTGGCCAAGATGATGGGGATTAGCGACAGCACGGTCAGCCGTCACTTGCTGGACCTCGGCGAACGCAACCGCAGGATGGAGCCGGGCTACGGCCTCGTGGAGCGCACGGTTAACCCATCGAACCTCAAGCAGAACTTCTACACCCTGACGCCTCGTGGCCGACAGGTCGCTGAGGTCCTCGCCGATCTCTTGGAGGATTGA
- a CDS encoding SU10 major capsid protein: MATFKTYDSVGAKEDVSSVISMLTPHKVPFSTSIGSEVVKQKVYQWQEDELDPAQDNAQVEGFDATEEDCNTTEMLQNTTQILSRTIKLSGSLQATDHHGRANELARQLVKKGKSLRLDLERANVGVDQAMVLGSDAVARRFASASQLIHADNKIDAAGAAISETLVKQAIRTAYDAGSDGAETFMVKPTDAEAISEFAGSADRVRDVGINPSKVIVKVDIYTTALGTLRVTINREIKSDFALLYDPSMWKQTNLKGRSWFRETLAKTGDNTKIMLAGEYGLKHENRKGAVLLEALDVTGTDADD, from the coding sequence ATGGCTACTTTCAAGACCTATGACAGCGTTGGCGCTAAGGAAGACGTTTCGAGCGTCATCTCCATGCTGACCCCGCATAAGGTTCCCTTCAGCACCTCCATCGGCTCCGAAGTCGTGAAGCAGAAGGTCTACCAGTGGCAGGAAGACGAGCTGGACCCGGCGCAGGATAACGCCCAGGTCGAAGGCTTCGACGCCACCGAGGAAGATTGCAACACCACGGAGATGCTCCAGAACACCACGCAGATTCTGAGCCGCACCATCAAGCTCTCCGGTTCGCTCCAGGCTACCGACCATCACGGCCGCGCCAACGAGCTTGCCCGCCAGCTGGTGAAAAAGGGCAAATCGCTCCGCCTCGACCTTGAACGGGCGAACGTCGGTGTCGACCAGGCGATGGTCCTGGGCTCCGACGCGGTGGCTCGCCGGTTCGCTTCGGCTTCCCAGCTGATCCACGCGGACAACAAGATCGACGCCGCAGGCGCTGCGATCAGCGAGACGCTCGTTAAGCAGGCGATCCGCACGGCCTACGACGCTGGCTCTGACGGCGCTGAGACCTTCATGGTTAAGCCGACCGACGCCGAGGCCATCTCGGAGTTCGCTGGCTCGGCCGACCGTGTCCGCGACGTGGGCATCAACCCGTCGAAGGTGATCGTGAAGGTCGACATCTACACGACCGCTCTGGGCACCCTCCGGGTGACCATCAACCGTGAGATCAAGAGCGACTTTGCGCTCCTCTACGATCCCAGCATGTGGAAGCAGACGAACCTGAAGGGCCGCAGCTGGTTCCGCGAAACGCTGGCGAAGACCGGCGACAACACCAAGATCATGCTCGCTGGCGAATATGGCCTGAAGCATGAGAACCGGAAGGGCGCTGTCCTCCTTGAGGCCCTCGACGTCACCGGCACGGACGCGGACGACTAA
- a CDS encoding phage tail tip fiber protein, producing the protein MANPSQTTNPLDYPRYVRGIRPTMPESLGQYVDDELEKLQNSFDNMAVAADSSAAARVTEEAIVRADADSALAASVTTVSTRVDDNESSIEFLLSSENGDEATARLTVDVNGKVTGFKINGAESEFIVDASRFAVGEDGEYVFEVSGGTTYIKNAVIQNQAIDANKLSEDVINKVVSASATGVTATDAGNLMVTLAGLPVKVSQGGYVHLILSANISGNPGALSFGVSRLYGWLQRRPAGSGTWTTIHSWPMYANGVVEYDDDGVLESAGHTIGVSATTQYIDTPPADGSYDYRWMAGKDLPGSVAPASVSGATATNIYGMALSTKVG; encoded by the coding sequence GTGGCGAACCCATCGCAAACCACCAATCCCCTGGATTACCCGAGGTACGTCCGGGGGATCAGGCCCACCATGCCCGAGAGCCTCGGCCAGTACGTCGACGACGAGTTGGAGAAGCTCCAGAACAGCTTCGACAACATGGCCGTAGCGGCCGACAGCTCGGCAGCGGCGCGAGTCACTGAAGAGGCAATCGTCCGCGCCGATGCGGACAGTGCCCTGGCGGCCTCGGTCACCACGGTATCCACCAGGGTGGACGATAACGAGTCGAGTATTGAGTTCCTTCTCAGTTCCGAGAACGGCGACGAGGCCACCGCCCGCCTGACGGTCGACGTCAACGGCAAGGTTACCGGCTTCAAGATCAACGGCGCTGAAAGCGAGTTCATCGTTGACGCCAGCCGCTTCGCGGTCGGTGAGGACGGCGAATACGTCTTCGAGGTCAGCGGCGGCACCACGTACATCAAGAACGCGGTCATCCAGAACCAGGCCATCGACGCCAACAAGCTGTCCGAAGACGTCATCAACAAGGTCGTCTCGGCTTCCGCGACTGGCGTAACAGCTACCGATGCCGGTAACCTCATGGTCACGCTGGCAGGACTGCCGGTGAAAGTCTCGCAGGGAGGCTACGTCCACCTGATCCTATCTGCGAATATCTCAGGAAATCCTGGGGCGCTGTCTTTCGGGGTATCCCGCCTTTACGGGTGGCTCCAGAGAAGGCCCGCAGGTTCTGGAACGTGGACCACCATCCACAGTTGGCCGATGTACGCGAACGGGGTCGTCGAATACGATGACGACGGAGTCCTAGAGAGCGCTGGCCATACCATCGGCGTCTCCGCGACCACCCAGTACATCGACACGCCGCCCGCAGACGGCTCCTACGATTACAGATGGATGGCAGGCAAGGACCTCCCCGGCTCAGTCGCCCCCGCGTCAGTCTCGGGCGCGACTGCCACCAACATTTACGGCATGGCCCTCTCCACGAAGGTGGGTTGA
- a CDS encoding SprT-like domain-containing protein: MPLSLTDLAVVSSQHPTRESWLNAFTAAARPHFDRVGFPLPSEVRSSIGFPSKGARSKVIGECWSNAVSEDGHFEIFLRPSMQSDASRIADVLTHELVHAAVGLEAKHGRKFAKCATALGLTGKMTATVAGPEWHVWADPILASLGPLPGAALGDLQLSSGGKKQTTRMLKLECDQCGFSCRTTAKHIEAHEDGLTCPVPDCDGNLQRS; this comes from the coding sequence ATGCCTCTCAGTCTCACCGATCTCGCCGTTGTGTCCTCCCAGCACCCAACGCGCGAAAGCTGGCTCAACGCCTTCACAGCGGCCGCTCGGCCACACTTCGACCGGGTGGGCTTCCCCCTGCCCTCTGAGGTCCGCAGCTCCATCGGGTTCCCCTCCAAGGGCGCTAGGTCCAAGGTGATTGGCGAATGCTGGTCGAACGCTGTCTCAGAGGATGGCCACTTCGAGATATTCCTTCGGCCCTCCATGCAGTCGGACGCCTCTAGGATCGCGGACGTCCTCACCCATGAGCTGGTCCACGCCGCCGTGGGCCTTGAAGCCAAGCACGGCCGGAAGTTCGCCAAGTGCGCCACGGCCCTGGGATTGACCGGGAAGATGACCGCAACGGTCGCCGGGCCTGAATGGCACGTTTGGGCCGATCCGATCCTCGCGTCCCTCGGGCCTCTCCCTGGGGCGGCCCTGGGCGACCTTCAGCTCTCCTCAGGTGGCAAGAAGCAGACCACACGCATGTTGAAGCTGGAATGTGACCAGTGCGGCTTCAGCTGCCGGACGACCGCCAAGCACATTGAGGCACACGAGGACGGCCTTACGTGCCCTGTGCCCGACTGTGACGGCAATCTTCAGCGCTCCTAA
- a CDS encoding portal protein encodes MKNERIRPLTEDELLNACRSKADAGSTFVDTNLADERRKVTEYYLGQRPYQAREGGSKFVSQDVYLSVETMKAEIVETFGAGSNIVTFSPQNDDDVPLAKQSTAYCEYVVHRQNRGLEVFQDVVHDGLTNRVGLAKVYWDRREIIEEYSFENITQEQAIRLLMNPQFRLKGKPTITQSEDGTVLLSGEVEEITDASQVVIEPIPPEEFIKTGRSRYLDKADYLAHRYRCTLGDLVDDGYDADLVYSITGSDDDLAMDAEKLQREEETTSGFLNDEDNVDEAGRMVTVYESYIRIDFEGTGRRQLWKVVHVGEVLLEKQKVNDHPFVAYVPQPIPHTFYGNNFAARTIQHANTKTVLARAVIEQAVDATNPRWMVARGGVANPRELIDNRRGGVVNVRSLTDSVAPLPSTNINPFVPQVIQMVDSDREDTTGISRLSQGLDKKALSHQNSQGLVQQLTENSQGRTKIIARNFALQFVSQLYLKVYQLAIENETEEKIVEIAGSFVRATPSQWRSRRDVAVDMTLGYGARDQAVEELLVADKALSEKQARWYGDKQSYNVWKRAMEIKGWKNIQEIITDPDTLPPPEPNPLQKAELDEKLKNIDVAERQMALRERQVEREDSRKDAELAIRRIDTLQGIKLKSAEQARKDRETDNRIDIGLAELDLAIEAQVNASPENTRLTAIASPNS; translated from the coding sequence ATGAAAAACGAACGCATCCGGCCGCTCACTGAAGATGAGCTGCTGAACGCTTGCCGGTCGAAGGCCGATGCGGGCTCCACCTTTGTGGATACCAACCTGGCCGACGAGCGGCGCAAGGTCACCGAATATTACCTCGGCCAGCGGCCCTATCAGGCCCGCGAAGGCGGCTCCAAGTTCGTCAGCCAGGACGTCTACCTATCGGTCGAGACCATGAAGGCAGAGATCGTCGAGACGTTCGGGGCCGGTAGCAATATCGTTACCTTCAGCCCCCAGAACGACGACGACGTTCCTCTGGCCAAGCAGTCGACCGCATATTGCGAATATGTCGTCCACCGCCAGAACCGAGGCCTGGAGGTCTTCCAGGACGTGGTCCACGATGGCCTCACCAACCGCGTCGGCCTGGCGAAGGTCTACTGGGACAGACGGGAGATAATCGAAGAATACAGCTTCGAGAACATCACCCAAGAGCAGGCCATCCGGCTCCTGATGAACCCCCAGTTCCGGCTGAAGGGAAAGCCGACGATCACCCAGAGCGAGGACGGAACGGTCCTCCTGTCCGGCGAGGTCGAAGAGATCACCGACGCCTCACAGGTCGTGATCGAGCCTATCCCCCCGGAAGAGTTCATCAAGACCGGACGCTCCCGATACCTCGACAAGGCCGACTATCTTGCCCACCGCTACCGCTGCACTCTCGGCGACCTGGTGGACGATGGCTACGACGCGGACCTGGTCTATTCGATCACTGGGTCCGACGACGACCTGGCGATGGACGCCGAGAAGCTCCAGCGCGAAGAAGAGACGACCAGCGGCTTCCTCAACGACGAGGACAACGTGGACGAAGCGGGCCGAATGGTCACAGTCTATGAGAGCTACATCCGCATCGACTTCGAGGGCACCGGCCGCCGCCAGCTGTGGAAGGTGGTTCACGTCGGCGAGGTGCTTCTGGAGAAGCAGAAGGTCAACGATCACCCGTTCGTGGCCTACGTCCCCCAGCCGATCCCTCACACCTTCTACGGGAACAACTTCGCCGCCCGCACGATCCAACACGCCAACACCAAGACGGTCCTGGCCCGCGCTGTCATCGAACAGGCCGTGGACGCCACGAACCCTCGCTGGATGGTTGCCCGTGGCGGCGTTGCGAACCCACGGGAGTTGATCGACAACCGCAGGGGAGGGGTGGTCAACGTCAGGTCACTGACCGACAGCGTTGCGCCGCTCCCGTCGACGAACATCAACCCGTTCGTCCCCCAGGTGATCCAGATGGTCGACAGCGACCGCGAGGACACCACCGGCATCTCCAGGCTCTCACAGGGCCTCGACAAGAAGGCACTGAGCCACCAGAACAGCCAGGGCCTTGTCCAACAGCTGACGGAAAACAGCCAGGGCCGGACGAAGATCATCGCCCGCAACTTCGCGCTTCAATTCGTCTCCCAGCTGTACCTGAAGGTCTACCAGCTCGCTATCGAGAACGAGACCGAAGAGAAGATCGTCGAGATCGCTGGCTCATTCGTCCGGGCAACTCCCTCCCAGTGGCGCTCAAGGCGCGACGTGGCTGTGGACATGACCCTGGGCTACGGCGCGAGGGACCAGGCGGTCGAAGAGCTTCTGGTGGCCGACAAGGCCCTCAGTGAGAAGCAGGCCCGCTGGTATGGCGACAAGCAGTCCTACAACGTCTGGAAGAGGGCGATGGAGATCAAAGGATGGAAGAACATCCAGGAGATCATCACCGATCCCGACACCCTGCCGCCGCCAGAGCCTAACCCGCTCCAGAAGGCGGAGCTGGACGAGAAGCTCAAGAACATTGACGTTGCTGAGCGCCAGATGGCTCTCCGCGAACGCCAAGTGGAACGCGAAGATTCCCGCAAGGATGCAGAGCTGGCTATTCGCCGGATCGACACCCTCCAGGGCATCAAGCTGAAGTCGGCCGAGCAGGCCCGCAAGGACCGCGAGACGGACAACCGGATCGACATCGGCCTTGCTGAGCTTGACCTGGCCATTGAGGCACAGGTGAACGCTTCGCCCGAGAATACGCGGCTTACCGCTATCGCCTCGCCGAACAGCTAA
- a CDS encoding tail fiber domain-containing protein — MGSSFYQDTGIDKDQVKTATEVAAEQVAIATEQASIATTKATDAAASATAAASSESDAETAALAAAASETAAATSESNAAASAATATTKAAEADASAVTAAAEAATATTKAAEADASAGAASSSAAAAATSEANAAASEANASTSETNAASSAAAAASEVADAIAALTKADVGLDQVDNTSDADKPVSTAQAAAIAAKIDKSTFDAADQVLTSSGASTPTKVALTASTVLGRGPSGGIVALPLNIDPVGGHVGIVTTPAPWSGSFKALNLGNGANFIAGSGGTTLVLGVNAYHNGTVWKRPQGATSSTLMLADSGSFYWSFGASGAAGGDVTFADRMRLVQNAFGGGMLDIYGAAGVLAIRLDSSGTITSTGTYSATTANAANMYVHTDGSFNRSTSSLRYKNVLEPIADEWAYKLLDLDGIFYKSKCEADNQDWTYYGFGAEDVAQIDPRWVHWKTQEYAAILANGQEPELVQLPEPVADGVQYERMVVALQHIAKREKARADDAEARLNAIEARLAALEAA, encoded by the coding sequence ATGGGTTCGTCCTTCTACCAGGACACTGGGATCGACAAGGACCAGGTTAAGACCGCCACTGAGGTGGCCGCCGAGCAGGTAGCCATCGCAACCGAACAGGCGTCCATCGCCACCACCAAGGCCACTGACGCCGCTGCGTCCGCTACGGCAGCTGCCAGCTCCGAAAGTGATGCAGAGACCGCCGCCCTCGCGGCTGCGGCGTCAGAGACCGCTGCGGCGACCTCAGAGTCCAACGCTGCGGCCAGCGCCGCTACGGCGACCACCAAGGCCGCTGAAGCCGACGCTTCGGCAGTAACGGCCGCCGCAGAGGCAGCTACGGCGACCACCAAGGCCGCTGAAGCCGACGCTTCGGCCGGTGCCGCTTCCTCAAGCGCTGCCGCTGCCGCCACGAGCGAGGCGAACGCCGCCGCCAGTGAAGCCAACGCCTCCACGAGCGAAACCAACGCGGCCTCAAGCGCCGCAGCTGCCGCCTCCGAGGTGGCCGACGCAATCGCGGCGCTAACCAAGGCGGACGTGGGGCTCGATCAGGTCGACAACACGTCGGACGCTGATAAGCCGGTCTCGACAGCACAGGCAGCAGCCATCGCCGCCAAGATCGACAAATCGACCTTCGACGCGGCCGACCAGGTCCTCACCTCCTCAGGGGCTTCCACTCCTACCAAGGTGGCCCTGACGGCCTCAACGGTCCTTGGGCGCGGCCCCTCTGGCGGCATCGTCGCTCTTCCGCTGAACATCGACCCGGTGGGTGGCCACGTGGGGATTGTCACCACCCCCGCTCCGTGGTCCGGGAGCTTCAAAGCCCTGAACCTCGGTAACGGCGCAAACTTCATCGCCGGATCGGGCGGAACAACCCTGGTGTTGGGCGTCAACGCCTATCATAATGGTACGGTGTGGAAGCGCCCCCAAGGGGCAACCTCGTCGACCCTTATGTTGGCCGATAGTGGGTCCTTCTATTGGTCCTTCGGCGCTTCCGGCGCGGCGGGCGGCGACGTGACATTTGCCGACCGAATGAGGCTGGTACAGAACGCTTTCGGCGGCGGAATGTTGGACATTTACGGGGCGGCGGGCGTCCTCGCCATCCGCCTCGATTCCAGCGGGACAATAACTTCTACCGGAACATACTCAGCAACCACCGCCAACGCGGCGAATATGTATGTCCACACCGATGGTTCGTTCAATAGGTCCACATCGTCGCTCCGCTACAAGAACGTCTTGGAGCCAATAGCTGACGAATGGGCCTACAAGCTCCTCGACCTTGACGGAATCTTCTACAAGTCAAAATGCGAGGCCGATAACCAGGACTGGACCTACTATGGCTTCGGGGCAGAGGACGTCGCCCAGATAGACCCTCGTTGGGTCCACTGGAAGACGCAGGAATACGCCGCGATTCTCGCCAACGGCCAGGAGCCGGAGCTGGTCCAGCTGCCGGAGCCGGTCGCTGACGGCGTCCAGTATGAGCGCATGGTCGTAGCCCTTCAGCATATCGCCAAGCGCGAGAAGGCGCGGGCAGACGATGCCGAGGCGCGACTTAATGCCATTGAGGCCCGACTGGCGGCTCTCGAAGCCGCTTAA
- a CDS encoding tail fiber protein, with the protein MPIETAEYINDLNVSYPPDTDPQGEAASHLRIIKAALKATFPNIDGPVTADQAALSSLFEMPVGSVVSFFGAEEDIATGWALCDGRTVARTDGTGNITTPDLRGRFLLGVSDTYALSATGGAAEANVNTGDGGAHSHGVTVDAGGAHSHTGSVSGHALTTAELPAHSHLNVVSGIGNDTLTGSNSLSQERTAGGDTEYILNSAAGTPTLGKTSEVGSGQAHTHGLTVNSGGSHSHTAETDEEADHNHSVTVPTLPPYVACNFIMKV; encoded by the coding sequence GTGCCCATCGAGACCGCAGAATACATTAACGACCTCAATGTCAGCTATCCGCCCGATACGGACCCGCAAGGGGAAGCTGCCAGTCACCTCCGCATCATCAAGGCTGCCCTGAAGGCGACCTTCCCGAACATTGACGGTCCCGTCACCGCAGACCAGGCGGCCCTGTCGAGCCTCTTTGAGATGCCTGTCGGCAGCGTCGTGTCTTTCTTCGGTGCCGAAGAGGACATTGCGACCGGATGGGCGCTTTGCGATGGCCGGACAGTTGCCCGGACGGACGGTACCGGGAACATCACGACCCCCGATCTTCGCGGTCGGTTCCTCCTGGGCGTCAGCGACACTTACGCGCTCTCGGCCACCGGAGGCGCGGCGGAAGCCAACGTCAACACCGGAGACGGCGGAGCCCATAGCCACGGTGTCACGGTCGATGCTGGCGGCGCTCACAGCCATACAGGCTCGGTCAGCGGCCATGCGCTCACGACCGCCGAGCTTCCGGCCCACAGCCACCTTAACGTGGTCTCCGGGATCGGCAACGATACCCTCACGGGCAGCAACAGCCTTTCGCAGGAACGGACGGCCGGTGGCGACACCGAATACATCCTCAACAGCGCCGCAGGGACGCCGACGCTCGGCAAGACCTCTGAGGTCGGTTCGGGCCAGGCGCACACTCACGGCCTGACGGTCAACAGCGGCGGAAGCCACAGCCATACGGCCGAGACGGACGAAGAGGCTGATCACAACCACAGCGTTACCGTTCCGACCCTTCCGCCCTACGTGGCCTGCAATTTCATCATGAAAGTCTAG
- a CDS encoding site-specific integrase: protein MAIYADKKDGQVTGRWRVELQRAGERYRKRWDNHADAIEDEKRVLDAWARGESLKPAPAVQEEALPVNSLAATIQAAKGLLWDGDATTETNFARLGHIADILGKTTRLDEINTNSIDKLIQELAARGRAPATINRYLSHLRTFLVWAKKRGYRTKPVAGEDGISFGWKEEGEGRIRWITLGEEEKLKEYLPDNVWKLTKVAIETGCRRDELLTVEPGQINGTRLHLWNTKTKTPRTVPMSQETTRMLTELVKSKKMPTRRNLRSWWNRARTKMGLEDDKDFVFHACRHTRATRMVDAGINVFVIKEWMGHKRLETTLRYAHVKQQNLEDALVKVGDYFSKLEENPSIPTPFQVPHGAGGGGELANMSRAA, encoded by the coding sequence ATGGCAATATATGCCGATAAGAAGGACGGCCAGGTAACCGGGCGCTGGCGCGTCGAGCTTCAAAGGGCCGGTGAGCGCTATAGGAAGCGCTGGGACAACCACGCGGACGCCATAGAGGACGAGAAGCGCGTTCTGGACGCCTGGGCGCGTGGTGAGAGCCTGAAGCCCGCTCCGGCTGTCCAAGAGGAGGCCTTGCCGGTCAACTCGCTCGCAGCGACCATCCAGGCCGCCAAGGGGCTCCTGTGGGACGGAGACGCCACCACGGAGACCAACTTCGCCCGTCTGGGCCATATCGCTGACATCCTGGGCAAGACCACCCGGCTGGACGAAATTAACACCAACTCCATCGACAAGCTCATCCAGGAGCTTGCCGCTAGGGGACGTGCGCCAGCCACGATCAACAGGTACCTCTCGCACCTGAGGACCTTCCTGGTTTGGGCTAAGAAACGGGGCTACCGCACCAAGCCTGTCGCGGGTGAGGACGGCATCTCCTTCGGGTGGAAGGAGGAGGGCGAGGGCCGCATCCGGTGGATCACCCTGGGGGAGGAGGAGAAGCTCAAAGAGTACCTCCCCGACAACGTCTGGAAGCTCACCAAGGTGGCTATCGAGACCGGCTGTCGCCGGGACGAACTATTGACAGTCGAGCCCGGACAGATCAATGGGACGCGCCTCCACCTCTGGAACACCAAGACGAAAACCCCCAGGACCGTGCCCATGTCGCAAGAGACGACCCGAATGCTGACTGAGCTGGTTAAGTCCAAGAAGATGCCGACCAGGCGCAACCTGAGGTCCTGGTGGAACCGCGCCAGGACCAAGATGGGCCTTGAGGACGACAAGGACTTCGTCTTCCACGCTTGCCGTCACACAAGGGCCACTCGGATGGTCGATGCGGGGATCAACGTCTTCGTCATCAAGGAATGGATGGGCCACAAGCGGCTAGAAACCACCCTCCGTTATGCCCATGTGAAACAGCAAAATCTGGAGGATGCGCTAGTAAAGGTGGGGGATTACTTCTCCAAGCTGGAGGAAAACCCCAGCATTCCCACGCCTTTCCAGGTCCCCCACGGGGCTGGGGGAGGAGGGGAACTTGCCAATATGAGCCGAGCCGCGTAG